In the genome of Labeo rohita strain BAU-BD-2019 chromosome 2, IGBB_LRoh.1.0, whole genome shotgun sequence, the window ttacaggtttggaacgacatgagggtgagtagaaTTTTCACTGTTGGGTGAGCAATCCCTTTTAAGTGTGccataacattaaaaagcacaacattgttttttttatcatgctGTTTTCACCACTTTATGAAAAGGATTATAAGGATTGTAAATTGTCTGCTGAATGTATACAAATTATCTCCCCCAATTAGGAGCCGCAGTGAGAGTTACTGGACAGCTGTAGTGGGAGAGTTTGACCTCACAAAAACTGACCCTGATGagcagctcatgaaagtcaatcGCATCATCACTCATCCGAAGGTAGAAAGGttctattaattttatattatacatatatatataaatatatatcagttgtcctcaatgtgaaaaatctcaaaatcatacagtcaataaaaaacatttttgtatgatccctcttattttggtaaaattattaacattttgcagattctgcaaggtgcatgtaaacttttgacctcaactgtatcattttatttatttatttttgaagtaaaaacaatgtgtagtgttttattatttttaaatatttcccaTCTGTGTCCAATCCTTTTCTCTTGGTGCAGTTTAACCCAAAGACGTTCAATAACGACATTGCTCTGGTGGAGCTGAGTTCTCCAGTAATTCTGTCTGAACGGGTCACACCTGTCTGCTTACCCTCTGACCTCGATCCACCGGCTGGTACACCCTGTTTGGTGGCCGGCTGGGGCTCCTTATATGAGGGTATGACAATCTGCATAactcatattttagaaaaagtgCTCATAATATCCCACAATATTTGCCTAAAAGCTGTAAAGTGTTTATGTTTGTCTTGATTCTCTTTATGTGTGTAGACGGTCCTTCAGCAGATGTGGTAATGGAGGCAAAAGTGCCCCTGCTGTCCCAGACCACCTGTCGCAGTGCACTAGGGAAGGAGCTGCTCACGAACACAATGTTCTGCGCTGGGTACCTGTCTGGAGGCATCGACTCATGCCAGGTATCTCCACATTATTGTACTAGTTTACTAACTGATGAAGAGACATGGTACCTGCTTTATAAACACTGCATCTGCTTTGCAATCATCTTACTTGAATCTGTGTCCTTGCATGTGTTTAGGGTGACTCTGGAGGGCCGTTGATCTTCCAGGACAATTTATCAGGACGATTTCAGCTGTTTGGCATCACCTCTTGGGGGGATGGCTGTGGGGAGAAGGGAAAGCCTGGCGTTTACACGCGGGTCACAGCTTTCTCTGATTGGGTCATGACAGAGATACAAAGTGAGTTGCTCAACATGTTGCACACACTACTGAAACAAAGAATATCTCCACTCACCCACACTTTTTGCTTAATGAAATGCTGCAAAATCTTTTTGCATTCCATTCTCCAAATTCCAGAGTCCTTTGGGAGTCGGGAGCCCACATGCCCTGAGCTGCTTAAGACAACTGAGctgtctgaa includes:
- the prss56 gene encoding serine protease 56 isoform X2, whose product is MCGGVLVDSSWVLTAAHCFAGSRSESYWTAVVGEFDLTKTDPDEQLMKVNRIITHPKFNPKTFNNDIALVELSSPVILSERVTPVCLPSDLDPPAGTPCLVAGWGSLYEDGPSADVVMEAKVPLLSQTTCRSALGKELLTNTMFCAGYLSGGIDSCQGDSGGPLIFQDNLSGRFQLFGITSWGDGCGEKGKPGVYTRVTAFSDWVMTEIQKSFGSREPTCPELLKTTELSEEQQMSEFTTLCHFYTLSCPPTLDPSACQRLAQDKCQSRFKKCQLHSFLQTLLDLLQRADDYIRDKVDLTFFTQTLPQLVENVYSSAQIPRKRRSSSETGRPASTIPASGPPGGRLGELPYRHC
- the prss56 gene encoding serine protease 56 isoform X1 — protein: MCGGVLVDSSWVLTAAHCFAGSRSESYWTAVVGEFDLTKTDPDEQLMKVNRIITHPKFNPKTFNNDIALVELSSPVILSERVTPVCLPSDLDPPAGTPCLVAGWGSLYEDGPSADVVMEAKVPLLSQTTCRSALGKELLTNTMFCAGYLSGGIDSCQGDSGGPLIFQDNLSGRFQLFGITSWGDGCGEKGKPGVYTRVTAFSDWVMTEIQKSFGSREPTCPELLKTTELSEEQQMSEFTTLCHFYTLSCPPTLDPSACQRLAQDKCQSRFKKCQLHSFLQTLLDLLQRADDYIRDKVDLTFFTQTLPQLVENVYSSAQIPRKRRSSSETEQVGQPALFQQVGPLVDDWESYLTGIAEDLDQHKELKTHRNCLRSNNSSYRMKMVKELLFSSSTDRCAPLLLPFVPN